The genomic region CGTGCCCGGAGGGTCGCGCGTGGGGGTAACATGGCCGCCTGACTTCCCCCGGACCGCGCGCAGCCTGCCTCGGTCCCGCCTGGAGGCATCGATGACCGGTCGGTTCACCAAGTCGCTCCTCGCCGTGACAGTCGCGGCCAGCCTGCTGTTCGCGTCCGCCCAGGACACGCACGGCGTGGCGCCGCTCGCTCCAGCTCAATCGGTGCGCGTGGCGTTCGTCCCCATCCTCAAGTTCGCGACCCTGTACGTCGCCAAGGACCGCGGCCTGTTCGAACGGTACGGTCTCGACGTCGACCTCGAGAGCGTCGCCTCGGGCACCGAGGCCATCGCCTTCCTCGAGCAGGGCCAGATCGACGTGGGCGGCATCGCCATCGTGACGTCGTTGTGGAACGGTTGGAACCAGGGGATCGACGTGCGCGTGTTCGCCCCCGGCGGCCTCGAGCCGTTCGTGAACAGCCCCACCAAGGTGTTGGTGCGCGCCGACCTCTACTCCTCCGGCGCCGTCACCTCGGCGGCCGACCTGGCGGGTAAGACCGTCGCCTTCGCGGGCGGCCCCGGCAGCGGCGGCGAGTACCTCACCGCCAAGGCGCTGGAGCCCGCCGGGCTCACCATCCGCGACGTCGAGATCGTGTCGCTCGGCAACGCCGACATCCCCGCGGCGTTCGAGAACGGCTCCATCGACGCCGCGCTCCTCGGCTCGCCCTACGCCGATCAGGTGGAGGAGGCGGGCACCGCCGTTCCCATCGCCACCGACCTCGTGCCGGGCCTCATGACGGTCGCCTTCGTGGGTTCCGGCAAGTTCCTCGGCGAACGCCCCGAGGCCGCCGAGCGCTTCGCGCTCGCGCTGCTCGACGCCGCCCGGCTGATGCAGGGCGAGGGCTACCTCGCGCCCGAGAACGTGGCCGCCTACCTCCACTACGTCAACTCGACGGAGGATGCCATCGTCAACGGCACGCCCGTGCTGTACGACCCCGACCTCGCCATCCCCGTGAGCGGCCTGGCCGACGTCGAGCGCGTGCACCGCGAGAACGGTCGCACCGACTACGACGCCCCCATCGACCTCTCCAAGGTCGTGACGACGGAGTTCGCCGAGTGGGCCCTGGAAGCCGCCGGCAAGTACCAGCAGTGAGGGGCGCGTCGATCCGGTAGCGATGACGACCAAGATCGTCGCGCGCAACGCGGGCAAGACCTACCCCTCCAAGGCCGGTACCGTCACGGCCCTGGAGGGGTTCGACCTCACCGTCGGCGAGGGCGAGTTCGTCTGCCTCGTGGGGCCCTCGGGCTGCGGCAAGTCGACGTTCCTGCGCATCCTCGCGGGGCTCGACGACCTCACCTCCGGCGAGGCCCGCATCGTGCCGGGCGACGATCCCCGCAAGCCGCTCAACAACGTGGTGTTCCAGGAGTACGCCGTCTTCCCGTGGAAGACCGTCATCGACAACGTGGCGTTCGGCCTGCAGATGCGCGGCGTCGGTCGGGCTGAGCGCTACGAGGTGGCGGAGAGGTGGCTCGCGAAGGTGGGTCTGAAGCGCTTCGCGCACTACTACCCCTCGCAGATCTCCGGCGGCATGAAGCAGCGCGTGTCGATCGCGCGGGCGCTCGCCAACGACCCGCAGGTCCTCCTGATGGACGAGCCGCTCGGAGCGCTCGACGCCCAGACCCGCGCCGTCTTGCAGGAGGAGCTGCTGCGCATCTGGGAGGAGACCCGCAAGACGGTGCTGTACGTGACCCACTCGATCGAGGAGGCGGTGCTGCTCGGCGACAGGGTGGTGCTGATGACGGCGCACCCGGGCACCAAGAAGTCCGAGTTCGCGGTCGACTTGCCGCGGCCGCGCGACCTCGCCACGACCTCCACGGCGCGCTTCGGCGCCCTCACCGGGGCCATCTGGGACGAGCTGCGCGACGAGGTGCGGCTTGCCATGGAGGCCCAGGCGTGAGGGGCGCGCCGCGCCGCGACGGGCCGGGGCGCGCTCACGGCGAGTGGCTCGTCCCGCTCGGCCTGCTCGTGGCGCTCGTCGCGGCGGGCGGGGCGCTCGGCCTGTGGACCCGCTGGTGGTGGGCGCTACTCGGGGCGGCGTTCGTGCTGCTCGTGCTGACGGCGGAAGCCGCGGCGCGGCGGCTGCCGTTCCGGCTGCAGGCTCCTTACGAGAAGGCGCTCGCCTGGC from Trueperaceae bacterium harbors:
- a CDS encoding NrtA/SsuA/CpmA family ABC transporter substrate-binding protein, whose product is MTGRFTKSLLAVTVAASLLFASAQDTHGVAPLAPAQSVRVAFVPILKFATLYVAKDRGLFERYGLDVDLESVASGTEAIAFLEQGQIDVGGIAIVTSLWNGWNQGIDVRVFAPGGLEPFVNSPTKVLVRADLYSSGAVTSAADLAGKTVAFAGGPGSGGEYLTAKALEPAGLTIRDVEIVSLGNADIPAAFENGSIDAALLGSPYADQVEEAGTAVPIATDLVPGLMTVAFVGSGKFLGERPEAAERFALALLDAARLMQGEGYLAPENVAAYLHYVNSTEDAIVNGTPVLYDPDLAIPVSGLADVERVHRENGRTDYDAPIDLSKVVTTEFAEWALEAAGKYQQ
- a CDS encoding ABC transporter ATP-binding protein yields the protein MTTKIVARNAGKTYPSKAGTVTALEGFDLTVGEGEFVCLVGPSGCGKSTFLRILAGLDDLTSGEARIVPGDDPRKPLNNVVFQEYAVFPWKTVIDNVAFGLQMRGVGRAERYEVAERWLAKVGLKRFAHYYPSQISGGMKQRVSIARALANDPQVLLMDEPLGALDAQTRAVLQEELLRIWEETRKTVLYVTHSIEEAVLLGDRVVLMTAHPGTKKSEFAVDLPRPRDLATTSTARFGALTGAIWDELRDEVRLAMEAQA